The Georgenia faecalis genome includes a window with the following:
- the arc gene encoding proteasome ATPase: MTEPGMAAFSDNRVRELETQAASLAAKNERLATALSAARGQLESMQDQLEAMSRPPSSYAVLVAAHLDEREADVVASGRKLRVAVAPSVPLGALRPGQEVRLNEAMVLVRGAGYERTGELVAVKEVLDGDRVLVVARSDDERVLRLAGPLTTDPVRVGDTLLADLRTGFALEHVERAEVSEHLLEETPDVAYTDIGGLGAQIEQIRDAVELPFLHPELYREHGLKPPKGVLLYGPPGCGKTLIAKAVATSLAIAAAGDRAPDGAAPVAGDGGARSYFLNIKGPELLNKYVGETERQIRVIFDRAREKASQGIPVIVFFDEMDSLFRTRGTGLSSDVETTIVPQLLSEIDGVERLDNVIIIGASNREDMIDPAILRPGRLDVKIKIERPDADGAKEIVAKYLTPDLPLHPAELAAHDGDPARTVAAMIERVVDHLYAPVPENEFLEVTYAGGDKEVLYVSDFASGAMLANVVDRAKKNAIKDLIATGVRGLRTEHLLAACAAEVHENGELPSTTNPDDWARVAGKKGERIVFLRTLGAQGTEDVSRAVETVDARL, translated from the coding sequence ATGACGGAGCCCGGGATGGCCGCGTTCAGCGACAACCGCGTGCGCGAGCTCGAGACGCAGGCGGCGAGCCTGGCGGCGAAGAACGAGCGGCTCGCCACCGCCCTCAGCGCCGCCCGCGGCCAGCTGGAGAGCATGCAGGACCAGCTCGAGGCGATGTCCCGCCCGCCGAGCAGCTACGCCGTCCTCGTCGCCGCCCACCTCGACGAGCGCGAGGCGGACGTCGTCGCCTCGGGGCGCAAGCTCCGCGTCGCCGTCGCCCCGTCCGTGCCGCTGGGCGCGCTGCGCCCCGGCCAGGAGGTCCGCCTCAACGAGGCCATGGTCCTCGTGCGCGGGGCGGGGTACGAGCGCACCGGGGAGCTCGTCGCCGTCAAGGAGGTCCTCGACGGCGACCGGGTGCTCGTCGTTGCCCGCTCCGACGACGAGCGCGTCCTGCGCCTCGCCGGCCCCCTCACCACCGACCCCGTGCGGGTCGGTGACACCCTCCTCGCCGACCTGCGGACCGGGTTCGCCCTCGAGCACGTCGAGCGGGCCGAGGTGAGCGAGCACCTGCTCGAGGAGACGCCGGACGTCGCGTACACCGACATCGGCGGGCTGGGCGCGCAGATCGAGCAGATCCGCGACGCCGTCGAGCTGCCGTTCCTCCACCCCGAGCTCTACCGCGAGCACGGGCTCAAGCCACCCAAGGGCGTCCTCCTCTACGGCCCCCCCGGGTGCGGCAAGACGCTCATCGCCAAGGCGGTCGCCACGTCGCTGGCGATCGCCGCGGCCGGGGACCGCGCCCCCGACGGCGCCGCTCCGGTGGCCGGCGACGGCGGGGCGCGCAGCTACTTCCTCAACATCAAGGGCCCCGAGCTCCTCAACAAGTACGTCGGCGAGACCGAGCGGCAGATCCGGGTGATCTTCGACCGGGCGCGGGAGAAGGCGTCCCAGGGCATCCCCGTCATCGTCTTCTTCGACGAGATGGACTCCCTGTTCCGCACCCGTGGCACGGGCCTGTCCAGCGATGTGGAGACGACGATCGTCCCGCAGCTGCTCAGCGAGATCGACGGCGTCGAGCGGCTCGACAACGTCATCATCATCGGCGCCTCCAACCGCGAGGACATGATCGACCCGGCCATCCTGCGCCCGGGGCGGCTCGACGTGAAGATCAAGATCGAGCGGCCCGACGCCGACGGCGCCAAGGAGATCGTCGCCAAGTACCTCACCCCGGACCTGCCGCTCCACCCTGCCGAGCTCGCCGCGCACGACGGCGACCCGGCGCGCACCGTGGCCGCGATGATCGAGCGCGTCGTCGACCACCTCTACGCCCCGGTGCCGGAGAACGAGTTCCTCGAGGTCACCTACGCCGGGGGTGACAAGGAGGTGCTCTACGTCAGCGACTTCGCCTCCGGTGCGATGCTCGCGAACGTCGTCGACCGGGCGAAGAAGAACGCCATCAAGGACCTCATCGCCACCGGTGTGCGCGGCCTGCGCACCGAGCACCTGCTCGCCGCCTGCGCCGCCGAGGTCCACGAGAACGGGGAGCTCCCGAGCACGACCAACCCCGACGACTGGGCCCGCGTGGCCGGCAAGAAGGGGGAGCGGATCGTCTTCCTGCGCACCCTCGGCGCCCAGGGCACCGAGGACGTCTCGCGCGCCGTCGAGACCGTCGACGCCCGGCTGTGA
- the dop gene encoding depupylase/deamidase Dop → MGIETEYGVLRPGDPRANPVALSTAVVAAYAATTTTARWDYEGEDPLADARGFRLDRASAHPSQLTDAGAPRLAPLGPLERRREPVGGRPVASNVVLPNGARLYVDHAHPEYSSPEVMGPLDAVRWDRAGEEVMRRAAAALAAGGEDVALYKNNVDGKGQSYGTHENYLVDRAVPFGEVVRYLTPFLVTRPVFCGAGRVGIGQRSDVAGFQISQRADFVEAEVGLETTLNRPLVNTRDEPHADPGRYRRLHVIVGDATLLEVSTYLRLGTTSLLLWLLEVGEVPLELDALALADPVGETHAVSHDPGLTHRLQLADGRELTALEIQGVYLEVLTDAVGRHGADAETADVLARWGSVLARLAEDPATCAAEVEWVAKLRLLDGMRRRDGLTWDDPRLAALDLQWSDVRAERSIYGRLAAAGAVERLVTDDDVAGCVARPPQDTRAWFRGETIRRYGAGVAAAGWGSVLLDVPGAPTLARVPLPDPQVGTRDRAGATLEASADVGALVAALRAPD, encoded by the coding sequence ATGGGCATCGAGACCGAGTACGGCGTCCTGCGCCCGGGGGACCCGCGCGCCAACCCCGTCGCGCTGTCGACCGCCGTCGTCGCCGCCTACGCCGCCACGACGACGACGGCGCGGTGGGACTACGAGGGCGAGGACCCCCTCGCCGACGCCCGCGGGTTCCGGCTCGACCGGGCGTCCGCGCACCCGAGCCAGCTCACCGACGCCGGCGCGCCGCGCCTGGCCCCGCTCGGCCCGCTCGAGCGCCGCCGGGAGCCGGTGGGCGGACGGCCGGTCGCGTCGAACGTCGTCCTGCCCAACGGCGCGCGGCTCTACGTCGACCACGCGCACCCGGAGTACTCCAGCCCCGAGGTGATGGGCCCCCTCGACGCCGTGCGGTGGGACCGCGCGGGGGAGGAGGTCATGCGCCGCGCTGCCGCCGCCCTCGCCGCCGGGGGTGAGGACGTCGCGCTGTACAAGAACAACGTCGACGGCAAGGGCCAGTCCTACGGCACGCACGAGAACTACCTCGTGGACCGGGCGGTGCCGTTCGGGGAGGTGGTCCGCTACCTCACGCCGTTCCTCGTCACCCGGCCGGTGTTCTGCGGGGCCGGGCGCGTGGGGATCGGCCAGCGCAGCGACGTCGCCGGTTTCCAGATCTCCCAGCGGGCCGACTTCGTCGAGGCGGAGGTGGGGCTGGAGACCACGCTCAACCGGCCGCTGGTCAACACCAGGGACGAGCCTCACGCGGACCCGGGCCGCTACCGCCGCCTGCACGTCATCGTCGGCGACGCCACCCTCCTCGAGGTCTCCACCTACCTCAGGCTCGGGACCACCTCGCTCCTGCTGTGGCTGCTCGAGGTCGGCGAGGTCCCCCTCGAGCTCGACGCCCTCGCCCTCGCCGACCCGGTGGGCGAGACGCACGCCGTCAGCCACGACCCCGGCCTCACCCACCGCCTCCAGCTCGCCGACGGGCGCGAGCTGACCGCACTGGAGATCCAGGGCGTCTACCTCGAGGTCCTCACCGACGCCGTCGGGCGCCACGGCGCCGACGCCGAGACGGCCGACGTCCTCGCCCGGTGGGGGTCGGTCCTCGCCCGGCTGGCCGAGGACCCCGCCACGTGCGCCGCGGAGGTGGAGTGGGTGGCCAAGCTGCGCCTGCTCGACGGGATGCGCCGCCGCGACGGCCTCACCTGGGACGACCCCCGGCTGGCGGCGCTGGACCTGCAGTGGTCCGACGTGCGCGCGGAGCGGAGCATCTACGGCCGCCTCGCGGCCGCCGGGGCGGTGGAGCGGCTCGTCACCGACGACGACGTCGCCGGTTGCGTCGCGCGCCCACCGCAGGACACCCGGGCGTGGTTCAGGGGCGAGACGATCCGCCGCTACGGCGCCGGTGTCGCCGCTGCCGGCTGGGGCTCCGTGCTCCTCGACGTCCCCGGCGCCCCGACGCTTGCGCGGGTGCCGCTGCCGGACCCGCAGGTCGGCACCCGGGACCGCGCGGGGGCGACGCTGGAGGCCAGCGCCGACGTCGGCGCGCTGGTCGCGGCGCTGCGCGCGCCGGACTGA
- a CDS encoding site-2 protease family protein has translation MTAPADRQRWGTRTSAGWVIGHIGGAPLLLSPSWFLIAAVLALLFLPTVSLRVPGLGTIGALLAAAGFPLMLLVSVLAHEVAHGLTGRRVGSPPSEYVLTLWGGHTQFRHELATPGTSAAVSVAGPVANAVLAVAAWGLLVATPVTGFVELLLQAATVANGVVAAFNLLPGLPLDGGRVLEALVWKVTGDRLRGTVAAGWGGRAVVIGLVVVFVLRPLGAGARPSLVTMVWVAVLGAYLWSAASRTIATARAYLAAAGLDLRALADPARVMAAGTSLAYLDTFAAPGAVVLTDEAHRITGLVDPEAAAQVPPAARGTTPLSAVATALPQTAVVTVMEGARAAGAVAHAARTSALVVLVDGARGVVGVLPVRRLEEALSSRRPRRTA, from the coding sequence GTGACTGCGCCCGCGGACCGGCAACGCTGGGGCACCCGCACGTCCGCCGGCTGGGTGATCGGTCACATCGGCGGCGCCCCGCTCCTGCTGTCGCCGTCGTGGTTCCTCATCGCCGCAGTCCTGGCGCTGCTCTTCCTGCCCACCGTCTCCCTCCGGGTGCCCGGGCTCGGGACGATCGGCGCGCTGCTCGCCGCCGCCGGGTTCCCCCTCATGCTGCTCGTCTCGGTGCTCGCGCACGAGGTGGCCCACGGCCTCACCGGGCGTCGGGTCGGCTCGCCGCCGAGCGAGTACGTCCTCACCCTCTGGGGCGGCCACACACAGTTCCGGCACGAGCTGGCGACGCCGGGCACGTCGGCCGCCGTCTCCGTCGCGGGCCCGGTGGCCAACGCCGTGCTCGCCGTGGCGGCGTGGGGGCTGCTCGTCGCCACCCCGGTCACCGGGTTCGTCGAGCTCCTGCTCCAGGCGGCCACCGTGGCCAACGGCGTCGTCGCGGCGTTCAACCTCCTGCCCGGCCTGCCCCTCGACGGCGGGCGGGTGCTCGAGGCCCTCGTGTGGAAGGTCACCGGGGACCGGCTGCGCGGCACCGTGGCGGCGGGCTGGGGCGGGCGGGCCGTCGTCATCGGGCTCGTCGTGGTCTTCGTCCTCCGGCCGCTCGGCGCGGGGGCGCGGCCCTCCCTCGTCACGATGGTCTGGGTCGCCGTGCTCGGGGCGTACCTGTGGTCGGCCGCGAGCCGGACCATCGCGACCGCGCGCGCCTACCTGGCCGCCGCCGGGTTGGACCTGCGCGCGCTCGCCGACCCCGCGCGCGTCATGGCCGCCGGCACGTCGCTCGCCTACCTCGACACCTTCGCCGCCCCCGGCGCCGTCGTCCTCACCGACGAGGCCCACCGGATCACCGGGCTCGTCGACCCGGAGGCGGCGGCCCAGGTGCCCCCCGCCGCCCGCGGCACGACGCCGCTGAGCGCCGTGGCGACCGCCCTGCCACAGACCGCCGTCGTCACGGTGATGGAGGGGGCGCGCGCGGCCGGGGCGGTGGCCCATGCCGCGCGCACCTCCGCGCTCGTGGTGCTCGTCGACGGCGCCCGCGGCGTCGTCGGCGTCCTGCCCGTGCGCCGGCTGGAGGAGGCCCTCTCCAGCCGGCGGCCGCGCCGCACTGCGTAG
- a CDS encoding FKBP-type peptidyl-prolyl cis-trans isomerase, translating to MRVLRLLVGVLAVVLGLVGCTDQPSTEEPTDTMSVTGAFGRAPIVSFDVPLPLTEGEAEVIVEGEGRELAADQPALLALTAYDGDDGAVLEDRGAGEARTLLLTPDDVGEDLYDVLVGATEGSRLIVTQPISAEDGDRMLVLVIDVLPTSAQGEAVAPPEGSPTVTVGADGAPVITLPDAEPPSSLEVIPLIRGEGDQVRPGQEVTLQYTAVTWPGGEVYDSTWAAGALPRTVAIDDTFPGLRDGLIDQRVGSRVLLIVPPALGAGTHTLVMVVDILATAGGDGEVVVPSPATTE from the coding sequence GTGCGCGTTCTGAGACTTCTCGTCGGCGTCCTCGCCGTGGTCCTGGGCCTGGTCGGCTGCACCGACCAGCCCAGCACCGAGGAGCCGACGGACACGATGTCCGTGACCGGGGCCTTCGGCCGCGCGCCGATCGTCTCCTTCGACGTGCCGCTGCCCCTCACCGAGGGCGAGGCGGAGGTCATCGTCGAGGGCGAGGGCCGCGAACTGGCCGCCGACCAGCCAGCGCTGCTCGCGCTGACTGCGTACGACGGGGACGACGGCGCCGTCCTCGAGGACCGCGGCGCGGGCGAGGCACGCACCCTCCTGCTCACCCCGGACGACGTCGGCGAGGACCTCTACGACGTCCTCGTCGGGGCGACCGAGGGCAGCCGCCTGATCGTCACGCAGCCGATCAGCGCCGAGGACGGCGACCGCATGCTCGTCCTCGTCATCGACGTCCTGCCCACGAGCGCCCAGGGCGAGGCCGTCGCGCCGCCCGAGGGGTCGCCCACGGTGACTGTCGGCGCCGATGGCGCCCCGGTCATCACCCTGCCCGACGCCGAGCCCCCGAGCAGCCTCGAGGTCATCCCGCTCATCCGCGGCGAGGGCGACCAGGTCCGGCCCGGCCAGGAGGTGACGCTGCAGTACACGGCCGTCACTTGGCCCGGCGGCGAGGTGTACGACTCGACGTGGGCCGCGGGCGCCCTGCCCCGCACGGTCGCTATCGACGACACGTTCCCCGGCCTGCGCGACGGGCTCATCGACCAGCGGGTGGGCTCCCGGGTGCTGCTCATCGTGCCGCCCGCCCTCGGCGCCGGCACGCACACGCTCGTCATGGTCGTCGACATCCTCGCGACGGCGGGCGGCGACGGCGAGGTCGTCGTGCCGAGCCCGGCGACGACGGAGTAG
- the pafA gene encoding Pup--protein ligase, whose product MRPARRIYGLETEYGITVDGGRPSERGAEPVSADEAARYLFRKVVALGRSSNVFLRNGARLYLDVGSHPEYATAECDDVRDVVVQDRAGERILNELADEASARLAEDGVTGRIHLLKSNVDSAGNAFGCHENYLIRRRGDFARTVGELVPFLVTRQILTGAGTVRTTPSGPVYCFSQRSEHLWEAMSSATTRSRPMINSRDEPHADPELYRRLHVISGDSSVAETTTLLKTGMTGLVLDLLESGTRLGDLVLADPMRAIRDVARDLTARTPLELADGRRLSALEMQEEYLARVLAHLDGADLSDTDRRVLELWERGLRAVRTGEHSLVDTELDWAIKKRLLDRYRTQHGRAFDEVRTARLLLAYHDISPRDGLAATMRARGLMATVATDEEVARAVTVPPQTTRAKLRGDFVGAAQDHRRDHTVDWVHLKLGDLGQRTVLCKDPFASTDERVDRLIAAASAPRAPLGGGAPA is encoded by the coding sequence GTGAGGCCCGCACGGCGGATCTACGGGCTGGAGACCGAGTACGGCATCACCGTCGACGGCGGCCGTCCCAGCGAGCGGGGCGCGGAGCCGGTGAGCGCCGACGAGGCCGCCCGGTACCTCTTCCGCAAGGTGGTGGCCCTCGGGCGCTCCTCGAACGTCTTCCTGCGCAACGGCGCCCGGCTCTACCTCGACGTGGGCTCCCACCCCGAGTACGCCACCGCCGAGTGCGACGACGTGCGTGACGTCGTCGTCCAGGACCGCGCGGGGGAGCGGATCCTCAACGAGCTCGCGGACGAGGCGTCCGCCCGGCTCGCCGAGGACGGCGTCACGGGACGGATCCACCTCCTCAAGAGCAACGTCGACTCCGCGGGCAACGCGTTCGGCTGCCACGAGAACTACCTCATCCGGCGGCGCGGCGACTTCGCGCGCACCGTCGGCGAGCTCGTCCCCTTTCTCGTCACCCGCCAGATCCTCACCGGCGCCGGGACCGTGCGCACCACCCCGTCGGGTCCGGTCTACTGCTTCTCCCAGCGCTCGGAGCACCTGTGGGAGGCGATGAGCTCGGCCACCACCCGTTCCCGCCCCATGATCAACTCGCGGGACGAGCCGCACGCCGACCCCGAGCTCTACCGCCGCCTCCACGTCATCTCCGGCGACTCCTCCGTCGCCGAGACCACGACGCTCCTCAAGACCGGGATGACCGGGCTCGTCCTCGACCTCCTCGAGTCCGGCACCCGGCTGGGCGACCTCGTCCTCGCCGACCCCATGCGGGCCATCCGCGACGTCGCCCGCGACCTCACCGCGCGCACCCCGCTGGAGCTGGCGGACGGGCGGCGCCTCAGCGCCCTGGAGATGCAGGAGGAGTACCTCGCCCGCGTCCTCGCCCACCTCGACGGCGCCGACCTCAGCGACACCGACCGGCGGGTCCTCGAGCTCTGGGAGCGTGGGCTGCGGGCCGTTCGCACGGGCGAGCACTCCCTGGTGGACACCGAGCTGGACTGGGCCATCAAGAAGCGGCTCCTCGACCGCTACCGCACCCAGCACGGCCGGGCCTTCGACGAGGTCCGCACCGCGCGGCTGCTCCTCGCCTACCACGACATCTCCCCGCGCGACGGGCTCGCCGCGACCATGCGCGCGCGCGGGCTCATGGCCACGGTGGCGACGGACGAGGAGGTGGCCCGCGCCGTCACCGTGCCGCCGCAGACGACGCGCGCCAAGCTCCGCGGCGACTTCGTCGGCGCCGCCCAGGACCACCGCCGGGACCACACCGTCGACTGGGTGCACCTCAAGCTCGGGGACCTCGGTCAGCGCACCGTCCTGTGCAAGGACCCCTTCGCCAGCACCGACGAGCGCGTCGACCGGCTCATCGCCGCCGCCAGCGCGCCCCGTGCACCCCTGGGCGGTGGCGCGCCGGCGTGA
- a CDS encoding tRNA (adenine-N1)-methyltransferase — MGAARRRGPLRVGERVQLTDPKGRLHTITLTPGATFQTHRGYFRHEDVIGMSEGSVITTTSGVEFLALRPLLADHVLSMPRGAQVIYPKDAAQIVGEGDIFPGARVVEAGVGSGALSMSLLQAIGERGQLLSIERREDFADIARANVKAWFGGEHPAWRVEVGDLADVLPRVAEPGTVDRVVLDMLAPWENLEVVGEALAPGGVLVAYVATTTQLSRFVEDAKDIGLFTEPRAWETMVRGWHLEGLAVRPDHRMIGHTGFLVTTRRMAPGVQPPLRRRRPAKGAYSDDLGPEDFGERTVSDKKIRRVRRDVTRLLETDGGSPA, encoded by the coding sequence CTGGGCGCCGCCCGGCGCCGCGGGCCGCTGCGCGTGGGGGAGCGGGTCCAGCTCACCGACCCCAAGGGCCGCCTGCACACCATCACGCTCACACCCGGCGCCACGTTCCAGACCCACCGCGGCTACTTCCGTCATGAGGACGTCATCGGCATGTCCGAGGGCAGCGTCATCACGACGACCTCGGGCGTGGAGTTCCTCGCCCTGCGCCCCCTGCTCGCCGACCACGTCCTGTCGATGCCCCGCGGCGCCCAGGTGATCTACCCCAAGGACGCCGCGCAGATCGTCGGCGAGGGCGACATCTTCCCCGGCGCCCGCGTCGTCGAGGCGGGCGTCGGCTCCGGGGCGCTGAGCATGTCCCTGCTCCAGGCCATCGGCGAGCGCGGCCAGCTCCTGTCCATCGAGCGCCGCGAGGACTTCGCCGACATCGCCCGGGCCAACGTCAAGGCGTGGTTCGGCGGTGAGCACCCCGCGTGGCGCGTCGAGGTCGGCGACCTCGCCGACGTCCTGCCGCGGGTCGCCGAGCCGGGCACCGTGGACCGCGTCGTGCTCGACATGCTCGCCCCCTGGGAGAACCTCGAGGTGGTCGGCGAGGCGCTCGCGCCCGGCGGCGTCCTCGTCGCCTACGTCGCCACGACGACGCAGCTGTCCCGCTTCGTCGAGGACGCCAAGGACATCGGCCTGTTCACCGAGCCGCGCGCCTGGGAGACCATGGTCCGGGGCTGGCACCTCGAGGGCCTGGCCGTGCGCCCGGACCACCGGATGATCGGCCACACCGGCTTCCTCGTCACCACGCGGCGGATGGCCCCCGGCGTCCAGCCGCCGCTGCGCCGTCGTCGCCCCGCCAAGGGCGCCTACTCCGACGACCTCGGCCCCGAGGACTTCGGCGAGCGCACCGTCTCGGACAAGAAGATCCGCCGGGTGCGCCGCGACGTCACCCGCCTCCTGGAGACCGACGGCGGCAGCCCGGCGTGA
- a CDS encoding TIGR03085 family metal-binding protein: MSLSEIERAFAVESFTAAGPDAPTLCSGWRSRHLLAHLVLRDQKPLAIARDVIARKPPGEEPVLGRVAEEASTPEGYLALAERFSAGPSRVNPVAWLGDRANLVEYVVHHEDLRRGAGLGPAPARSAETLDALWRNLQPMARMIMRRSPVGVVLVVPGGPRAVVRRGPDTVAIVGDPVELALYLLGRTKAADVRFEGVAETVARLRMAHEKTD; the protein is encoded by the coding sequence GTGTCCTTGAGCGAGATCGAGCGAGCGTTCGCCGTGGAGTCCTTCACGGCGGCCGGCCCCGACGCCCCGACGCTGTGCAGCGGCTGGCGCAGCCGCCACCTGCTCGCCCACCTCGTCCTGCGCGACCAGAAGCCGCTGGCCATCGCGCGCGACGTCATCGCCCGCAAGCCCCCCGGGGAGGAGCCGGTCCTCGGGCGGGTGGCTGAGGAGGCGAGCACGCCCGAGGGCTACCTCGCGCTCGCCGAGCGGTTCAGCGCGGGCCCGAGCCGGGTGAACCCGGTGGCCTGGCTGGGCGACCGCGCGAACCTCGTCGAGTACGTCGTCCACCACGAGGACCTGCGCCGCGGGGCGGGCCTCGGTCCGGCGCCGGCGCGATCGGCGGAGACGCTCGACGCCCTGTGGCGCAACCTCCAGCCGATGGCGCGCATGATCATGCGGCGCAGCCCGGTCGGCGTCGTCCTCGTCGTGCCCGGCGGCCCCCGGGCCGTCGTCCGGCGCGGCCCGGACACCGTCGCCATCGTCGGGGACCCCGTCGAGCTGGCCCTGTACCTCCTCGGCCGGACCAAGGCCGCCGACGTGCGCTTCGAGGGCGTCGCCGAGACGGTCGCCCGCCTGCGCATGGCGCACGAGAAGACCGACTGA
- the hisF gene encoding imidazole glycerol phosphate synthase subunit HisF: MSVAVRVIPCLDVDAGRVVKGVRFADLRDAGDPVELARRYDAEGADEITFLDVSASSDGRATTLDVVARTAEEVFVPLTVGGGVRAVADVDALLRAGADKVGVNTAAVARPELIGEIAERFGNQVLVLSVDARRCPPGTQTPSGYEVTTHGGRRGTGIDAVAWAVEAAERGVGEILLNSIDADGTTGGFDLAMLADVRAQVRVPLIASGGAGTPGHFTEAARAGADAVLAASVFHFGTLTIGEVKADMRAAGIPVR; encoded by the coding sequence ATGAGCGTGGCCGTGCGGGTCATCCCGTGCCTGGACGTCGATGCCGGGCGCGTGGTCAAGGGGGTGCGCTTCGCCGACCTCCGCGACGCCGGCGACCCGGTCGAGCTGGCCCGGCGCTACGACGCCGAGGGCGCGGACGAGATCACCTTCCTCGACGTCTCCGCCTCCTCGGACGGGCGGGCCACCACCCTCGACGTCGTCGCCCGCACCGCCGAGGAGGTCTTCGTCCCGCTCACCGTGGGCGGCGGGGTGCGCGCCGTCGCCGACGTCGACGCGCTGTTGCGCGCCGGGGCCGACAAGGTGGGCGTCAACACCGCGGCGGTCGCCCGGCCCGAGCTCATCGGGGAGATCGCCGAGCGGTTCGGCAACCAGGTGCTCGTGCTGTCCGTCGACGCGCGCCGCTGCCCGCCCGGCACGCAGACGCCGTCGGGCTACGAGGTGACCACGCACGGGGGCCGCCGGGGGACCGGCATCGACGCCGTCGCCTGGGCGGTCGAGGCCGCCGAGCGGGGGGTCGGGGAGATCCTCCTCAACTCCATCGACGCCGACGGCACCACCGGCGGGTTCGACCTCGCCATGCTCGCCGACGTGCGCGCGCAGGTCCGCGTCCCGCTCATCGCCTCGGGCGGGGCGGGGACGCCGGGCCACTTCACGGAGGCCGCGCGGGCGGGGGCCGACGCCGTGCTCGCCGCCAGCGTCTTCCACTTCGGCACGCTCACCATCGGCGAGGTCAAGGCGGACATGCGGGCCGCCGGCATCCCCGTGCGCTGA
- a CDS encoding ubiquitin-like protein Pup, with protein sequence MAQEQHRRVSREDDDAAVPAPLPPAGAAAAQARDSDLDALLADIDTVLETNAESFVRGFVQKGGQ encoded by the coding sequence ATGGCGCAGGAGCAGCACCGTAGGGTCTCGCGCGAGGACGACGACGCCGCGGTCCCCGCGCCCCTGCCGCCGGCCGGCGCCGCGGCAGCCCAGGCCCGCGACAGCGACCTCGACGCGCTCCTCGCCGACATCGACACGGTGCTCGAGACCAACGCGGAGTCCTTCGTGCGCGGGTTCGTGCAGAAGGGCGGCCAGTGA